In one window of Malassezia japonica chromosome 9, complete sequence DNA:
- a CDS encoding uncharacterized protein (COG:I; BUSCO:EOG09261B3Q; EggNog:ENOG503NUQN) has product MDAPLVFSAELAGHTADVRAIASHRTNDGTLLILSGSRDQTARLWVQAEDRSFRSYVIDNGNGFVNAVAFFVDVDGKLYALTGGQDALVNAYLVSFSSTGDVKVSSTPRFSLVGHADNVCTLGVFESEYIVSGSWDATVRVWKNWECVATLVGPSLAVWSVLPLDSQHLLAASADKSVSLWSLDAPSAPVASFTGATQAVRGLAQLSPTSFASCGNDGAIRVYPLGTDAKAVAPQATLHGHASFVYSLAALGETLVSSGEDRTVCVWKNGALQQMLTLPAISVWCVCALPGGDIACGTSDGQVRLFSAARPASDELVAAYEATVATQALADAEVDASTPRGERTLLDAPGSAEGATVVVRDGSVAEVHRWSQHASSWKKVGVVTDAAASQQKKMLDGKAYDYVFDVDVEDGAPPLKLGYNASENPYDAANRFLGKYQLPATYLDQVVQFLEKNTQAVGLSAPTASDPYTGSSSYTPQPTQAAPAPPLDPFTGAGGITSSSRTLRVLPQEQYLAFLQTNLDAARAKIRELAGGDAPLSDEDAARLDRVVDALRAKTSADVSVLSALLSQWPPAKRFPLLDLLRIAAAQPSTAPFSALATEALVGAEWDALDHYQGERKHAETNAMLALRVLANGFVAPGGPQALNDMALEALATLQQPPWAMLNKNARIALATIALNYSVLAVRSSFAHTELLLSFITELLRNEGESEMVYRALVALGNVRQRPPRCA; this is encoded by the exons ATGGACGCCCCCCTGGTCTTTTCCGCTGAGCTAGCCGGGCACACggcggacgtgcgcgcgatTGCGTCGCACCGCACGAACGACGGCACGCTTCTGATCCTCTCGGGCTCGCGCGACCAGACTGCGCGCCTGTGGgtgcaggccgaggaccgCTCGTTCCGCAGTTACGTCATCGATAACGGCAACGGCTTTGTGAACGCAGTGGCGTTCTTTGTGGACGTGGATGGAAAGC TATACGCGCTCACCGGCGGTCAGGACGCCCTTGTAAACGCCTACCTCGTCTCGTTCAGCAGCACCGGCGACGTGAAAGTGTCCAGCACGCCCCGCTTCTCGCTCGTGGGCCACGCGGACAATGTGTGCACGCTCGGTGTGTTCGAGAGCGAGTACATCGTGAGCGGATCGTGGGACGCCACCGTGCGCGTGTGGAAAAACTGGGAgtgcgtcgcgacgctcgtcgggccgtcgctcgcggtATGGAGTGTGCTTCCGCTGGATAGCCAGCACCTCTTGGCCGCGTCCGCAGACAAGAGCGTGTCGCTTTGgtcgctcgatgcgccaagtgcgccggtcgcctcGTTCACCGGCGCCACacaggccgtgcgcggccttgCGCAACTCTCCCCGACGTCGTTTGCGAGCTGCGGCAACGACGGCGCGATCCGCGTCTACCCCCTCGGCACGGACGCCAAGGCGGTCGCGCCCCAGGCCACGCTCCACGGCCATGCGAGCTTTGTGTACTCGCtcgcagcgctcggcgagacgctcgtGTCCAGCGGCGAGGACCGCACGGTGTGTGTGTGGAAGaatggcgcgctgcagcagatGCTGACGCTACCTGCGATCTCGGTGTGGTGCGTATGCGCGCTGCCTGGCGGAGACATTGCGtgcggcacgagcgacggACAGGTGCGCCTCttttcggcggcgcgccccgcTTCCGACGAGCTTGTCGCTGCGTACGAAGCGACGgtcgcgacgcaggcgcttgcTGACGCCGAGGTAGacgcgagcacgccgcgtggcgagcgcacgctcctcgatgCACCCGGAAGTGCCGAGGGTGCGAcggtcgtcgtgcgcgacggcagcgtcgccgaAGTGCACCGCTGGAGCCAGCACGCCTCCTCCTGGAAAAAGGTCGGTGTGGTCaccgatgcggcggcgagccAGCAGAAAAAGATGCTGGACGGCAAAGCGTACGACTATGTCTTTGACGTCGACGTTGAAgatggcgcgccgccgctcaaGCTCGGCTACAATGCGAGCGAGAACCCCTACGATGCGGCGAACCGCTTCCTGGGCAAGTACCAGCTGCCAGCGACCTACCTCGACCAGGTCGTGCAGTTCCTCGAGAAGAATACACAGGCGGTCGGTCTCTCGGCGCCTACTGCCTCTGATCCGTACACTGGGTCGTCGAGCTATAcgccgcagccgacgcaggcggcgcctgcgccgccgctggatCCCTTTACTGGCGCCGGGGGCATCACGAgttcgtcgcgcacgctgcgtgtgctgcCCCAAGAGCAGTATCTCGCGTTTTTGCAGACgaacctcgacgcggcccGCGCCAagatccgcgagctggccggcggcgatgcgccgctcagcgacgaggatgccgcgcgtctcgaccgcgtcgtggatgcgctgcgGGCCAAGACGAGTGCGGACGTGAGTGTGCTGAGCGCGCTCCTGTCCCAGTGGCCGCCTGCGAAGCGTTTCCCCTTGCTGGATCTGCTGCGCAttgcggccgcgcagcctAGTACGGCCCCCTTTtccgcgctcgcgaccgaggcgctggtcggcgccgagtgggacgcgctcgaccacTACCAAGGTGAGCGCAAGCACGCCGAGACGAATGCGatgcttgcgctgcgcgtcctTGCGAACGGCTTTGTGGCCCCCGGCGGCCCCCAGGCGCTGAACGacatggcgctcgaggcgctcgcaacgctgcagcagccgcCGTGGGCGATGCTGAACAAGAATGCGCGCATTGCGCTCGCTACGATTGCGCTCAA CTATTCTGtgctcgcggtgcgctcgtcgtTTGCACACACCGAGCTGCTTCTCTCGTTCATCaccgagctcctgcgcaacgAAGGCGAGAGCGAGATGGTCTACCGCGCGCTGGTAGCCCTTGGCAATGTG cggcagcgcccTCCCCGCTGCGCCTAA
- the TOR1 gene encoding non-specific serine/threonine protein kinase (COG:L; EggNog:ENOG503NU9I) produces MSITSSPSVVSQSMQPSETLSRIFTELKSRDKATRVKAGKELGSFVSYMASELKGERLQAFNNELNRRIIELTHSVHPASKLGGITAIENFIGLESEDNSARLYRFYQYLKPNLPCNDSQVMIAASKVLGRVSKHGGHSLGDQFIEFEVLRALDFLQGERNENGRYAAVLIIKEIARNVPYLFHAYVGRVIDHIWVALRDPKVAVREAAAEALGACFQIISEREKQMGTQAYETIYDDAEQGLKDASVDAIHGSLLAILKLLRHSKSFMRTRLHRTCELILRLHRHRDPLIKRTVTNLIPVLAAYDPQYFADEYLGPVMQALIEQLGRERDRSTKEAYSDTLEAIGLVATAMGIKMKPYVEPIMQAARESLLMKGKKNAPPEAPTFFCIGHLATAVGEQVEHDVHDMLDMMFACGLSTALVAALEQIVQAIPVLLAIVQDRLLNMLSHILIGVPYRPLGAPLPRRAPVLPFVINTQPDARGIELLTIALQTLGTFDFSGHILNEFVRNSTLPYLELEAKEVRKAAAVTCAHMFVNDPICYQTSMHAIEVFNDVLDKLMTVGVADPDPELRYTVLSVLDEHFDRHLAQTEYIRSIFIALNDEEFNVREVAIGILGRLAKHNPAYVMPSLRKVLIQLLTGLEYSTVSRNKEESAKLLTGVVKASQRLVKSYALTMLEVLLPKANDANPGVAARVLECLGELARVGGDELAPHIDELVSLTVDQLSSVPVHSSLAKRDAALKTLGRIASNTGHVVNPYLEYPNLLGAMVKILKTEQAPPVRRETIRVLGILGALDPYRHKLLEHHLDTNTVAATASGQQTDLFELATMIGTSSDEYYQNVAIESLIAILKDPALSAHHHAVIEAIMYMFKTQGLKCVTFLPQIIPAFLKVIRTCGSGLSEFYYQQLAILISIIKQHVRNYLQDIFALVQEDWNPNSSIQLTIVALMEAIARALEGEFKAFLPQLLPNLLQTLEGEVTPKRQPTLLRMLQALYVFGANLEEYMHLVLPVIVALYERADAPLAVRRAAIITVGQLSRKVNFADQSSRVIHPLIRVLQSNVPELRMPAMDTLTALAFLMGPTYATFVAVINKVMLQQRISHSRYQQVVNKILAGEKPSTELLPPEMQQLDKSEDAPLAEASKMAVHQQHLKLAWDTSRVSTAQDWREWLRRMAVEFMRESPSHALRACRSLAEVYHPLALELFNAAFVSCWVELYDSYQESLVRAIETALDAQDIPDQVVHTLLNLAEFMEHDDKALPISIRLLGDRAYKFHSYAKALHYKEAEFMGEPSPQIVELLIDINTKLQQSDAAFGALTYAREHMHITHHEEWYEKLHRWEEALAAYDRRAKEQPDNLETVFGKMRCLHALGEWEYLTELVQEKWPLASPDGRRQMAPLAAAAAWSFGQWDMMDEFIAAMRPDSSERSFYRAVLAVHRSQRVQTKRLIVRARDALDQELTALISESYGRAYDLMVRTQMLSELEEALAYKLDYADQPDRQATMRSIWMKRLQGCELDVEVWQRILSVRSIVITPADDTETWIKFANLCRKSGRMVLAEKTLNSLLGPDANAGQMDASTLGPKAPPAVIYSHLKFMWACGAKSESLNYLREFTSNLAEDLGMATVDEQENLVLPDIRASPRLAEFARLLARCYFKLGEWQVAVNDDWVMDDTYDVIHSYKRATELDRDWYKAWHAWALANFDVITHHERRGEAIPFHEVAASIVPSVRGFFRSIALASGNSLQDTLRLLTLWFKFGHLEHIADAVRQGFSTVTVDTWLEVIPQMIARISAPSPRVRRLIHHLLADVGTAHPQALVYPLTVATKSPSAMRMQAAMGIMDTIREHSPVLVEQALLVSNELIRIAILWHEMWHEGLEEASRLYFTEHNIEGMFATLGPLHDLLEKGPETLRETSFAQTHGRDLNEAREYVRRYRQYGEISDLNQAWDLYYHVFKRITKQLPASNSVQLALQYVSPKLLALRDLELAVPGSYVSGQPIVRIMQFEPIVLVISSKQRPRRLKMKGSDGKTYQYLLKGHEDMRQDERVMQLFGLVNTLLSIDTESYKRRLSLRRFPVIPLSPNTGMLGWVANSDTLHILIKEYREQHKILLNIEHRLMLQMAPDYDNLTIMQKVEVFEYALDNTPGQDLYRVLWLKSRSSEAWLERRTAYMRSLATSSMAGYILGLGDRHPSNLLLDRKTGEVIHIDFGDCFEIACHRPKFPEKVPFRLTRMLIKAMEVGGVKGTFKVTAESTMRVLRDNRESVLALLEAFVHDPLISWRLVTDVDTEQRAPDAQENESSTSIRGDEGIARNQRALEVVKRIQNKLTGRDFNPNLSLTVPEQVERLVQDATSVENLCVAFIGWCAFW; encoded by the coding sequence ATGTCGATCACGAGCTCGCCCTCGGTGGTATCGCAAAGCATGCAACcgagcgagacgctctCGCGCATCTTTACCGAGCTCAAGAGCCGCGACAAGGCGACGCGGGTCAAGGCCGGTAAGGAGCTCGGGAGCTTTGTATCTTATATGGCGTCTGAGCTGAAAGGCGAGCGTCTGCAAGCCTTTAATAACGAGCTGAATCGGCGCATCATCGAGCTCACGCACAGTGTGCATCCCGCGAGTAAGCTCGGCGGCATTACGGCCATCGAAAACTTTATTGGCCTCGAGAGCGAGGACAACAGCGCACGGCTGTATCGCTTCTACCAGTACCTCAAGCCGAATTTGCCATGCAACGATTCGCAGGTCATGATCGCCGCGTCCAAGGTGCTCGGACGCGTGTCGAAACACGGCGGCcactcgctcggcgaccagtTCATCGAGTtcgaggtgctgcgtgcgctcgacttCCTGCAGGGCGAACGCAACGAAAACGGGCGGTACGCCGCCGTGCTCATCATCAAGGAGATTGCACGGAATGTCCCGTACCTCTTCCACGCTTACGTCGGGCGTGTGATTGACCATATTTGGGTGGCTCTGCGCGATCCCAAGGTGGCTgtccgcgaggcggccgccgaggcgctcggcgcgtgcttCCAGATCATTTCCGAGCGCGAAAAGCAGATGGGCACGCAGGCCTACGAGACGATTTACGACGACGCAGAACAGGGCCTGAAAGACGCATCGGTCGACGCCATTCACGGCAGTCTCCTCGCGATCCTcaagctcctgcgccaCTCGAAGTCGTTCATGCGCACTCGACTGCACAGGACGTGCGAGCTGAtcctgcgcctgcatcgCCACCGCGACCCGCTGATCAAACGCACGGTCACCAACCTGATCCCGGTGCTCGCCGCATACGACCCGCAGTACTTTGCCGACGAGTACCTCGGGCCGGTGATGCAGGCCCTCATCGAGCAGCTggggcgcgagcgcgaccggTCGACCAAGGAGGCGTACTcggacacgctcgaggcgatcggTCTCGTGGCGACCGCCATGGGCATCAAGATGAAGCCGTACGTCGAGCCGATCATGCAGGCAGCGCGCGAGAGCCTCCTCATGAAGGGCAAGAAAAACGCGCCGCCAGAGGCGCCGACGTTCTTCTGTATCGGGCACCTCGCGACGGCtgtcggcgagcaggtcgaACACGACGTGCACGACATGCTCGACATGATGTTTGCGTGCGGCCTGAGCACAGCActggtcgccgcgctcgagcagatcgTCCAAGCGATTCCGGTGCTGCTCGCGATCGTGCAGGACCGCCTCCTGAACATGCTGTCGCACATCCTGATCGGCGTGCCGTACCGCCCGCTTGGCGCGCCACtccctcgccgcgcgccggtcCTGCCGTTTGTGATCAACACGCAGCCAGACGCACGGGGCATCGAGCTGCTGACGATCGCCTTGCAGACGCTCGGTACGTTCGACTTTAGCGGCCACATTCTCAACGAATTCGTGCGCAACTCGACGCTGCCCtacctcgagctcgaggcgaaaGAAGTGCGCAAAGCCGCGGCAGTGACCTGTGCGCACATGTTTGTCAACGACCCGATCTGCTACCAGACGAGCATGCACGCCATCGAGGTGTTTAACGATGTGCTCGACAAGCTTATGACGGTCGGCGTTGCGGACCCTGACCCCGAGCTGCGGTACACGGTGCTgagcgtgctcgacgagcactTTGACCGCCACCTCGCGCAGACCGAGTACATTCGCTCCATCTTTATTGCGCTCAACGACGAGGAATTCaacgtgcgcgaggtcgcgATCGGCATCCTCGGCCGTCTGGCCAAGCACAACCCTGCCTATGTCAtgccgtcgctgcgcaaggtccTCATTCAGCTGCTCACCGGCCTCGAGTACTCCACCGTGAGCCGCAACAAGGAGGAGAGTGCAAAGCTGCTCACCGGCGTCGTCAAGgcgtcgcagcgcctcgtcaagTCGTATGCGTTGACGATGCTCGAAGTGCTTCTTCCCAAGGCGAACGATGCAAATcccggcgtcgccgcgcgcgtgctcgagtgCCTGGGTGagctggcgcgcgtcggcggcgacgagctcgcgccgcacaTTGACGAGCTCGTGTCGCTCACCGTCGACCAGCTCTCTAGTGTGCCGGTGcactcgtcgctcgccaagcgcgacgcggcgctcaagacgctcggccgcatcgCAAGCAACACCGGACACGTCGTGAACCCCTACCTCGAGTACCCCaacctgctcggcgcgatggTCAAGATCCTCAAGaccgagcaggcgccgccggtgcgtcGCGAGACGATCCGTGTGCTGGGtatcctcggcgcgctcgatccGTACCGCCacaagctcctcgagcaccacCTGGATACGAACACGGTTgcggcgacggcctcgGGGCAGCAGACGGACCTCTTTGAGCTGGCGACCATGATCGGGACAAGCAGCGACGAGTACTACCAGAACGTGGCGATCGAGTCGCTGATCGCGATCCTCAAGGACCCTGCGCTCTCCGCGCACCACCACGCGGTGATTGAGGCGATTATGTACATGTTCAAGACACAGGGGCTCAAGTGCGTCACTTTTCTGCCGCAGATCATCCCCGCGTTCCTCAAGGTGATCCGCACGTGTGGCTCGGGTCTGAGCGAGTTTTACtaccagcagctcgcgatTCTCATCTCGATCATCAAGCAGCACGTCCGCAACTACCTGCAGGATATCTTTGCACTCGTGCAGGAGGATTGGAATCCCAACTCGTCGATCCAGCTGACGATCGTTGCGCTGATGGAGGCAATTGCGCGGGCGCTGGAAGGCGAGTTCAAGGCGTTCCTGCCGCAGCTCCTGCCGAACCTCttgcagacgctcgagggcgaggtCACGCCCAAGCGGCAGCCGACGCTCTTGCGCatgctgcaggcgctctaCGTCTTTGGCGCAAACCTCGAGGAGTACATGCACCTGGTCCTGCCGGTGATTGTCGCGCtgtacgagcgcgccgacgcgccgctcgcggtgcgccgcgcagcgatCATCACGGTCGGCCAGCTCTCGCGCAAGGTCAACTTTGCTGACCAGTCCTCGCGCGTGATCCACCCGTTGATCCGCGTGCTCCAGTCGAACGTGCCGGAGCTGCGCATGCCCGCGATGGATACACTCACGGCACTGGCCTTCCTCATGGGCCCGACGTACGCAACATTTGTCGCGGTGATCAACAAGGTGatgctgcagcagcgcatctCGCACTCGCGCTACCAGCAGGTGGTCAACAAGATCCTCGCAGGCGAGAAGCCCTCGACGGAGCTCTTGCCGCCAGAgatgcagcagctcgacaagaGCGAGGACGCAccgcttgccgaggcgtCCAAGATGGCCGTGCACCAGCAGCACCTCAAGCTCGCATGGGACACGTCGCGCGTTTCCACCGCGCAGGACTGGCGTGAgtggctgcgccgcatggcGGTCGAGTTCATGCGCGAGTCGCCTtcgcacgcgctgcgtgcgtgccgcagcctcgccgaggtgtACCACCctctggcgctcgagctgttCAACGCGGCGTTCGTCTCGTGCTGGGTCGAGCTGTACGACAGCTACCAAGAGAGCCTCGTGCGTGCGATCgagacggcgctcgacgcgcaaGACATCCCCGACCAGGTCGTGCACACGCTGCTGAACCTCGCCGAGTTTATGGAGCACGACGACAAAGCGCTCCCGATTTCGATCCGCCTCCTGGGCGACCGCGCGTACAAGTTCCACTCGtacgccaaggcgctgcactACAAGGAGGCCGAGTTCATGGGCGAGCCTTCGCCGCAGATCGTCGAGCTGTTGATCGACATCAACACCAAACTCCAGCAGTCGGACGCCGCGTTCGGTGCACTGACctacgcgcgcgagcacaTGCACATCACGCACCACGAAGAGTGGTACGAGAAGCTGCACCGCTGggaagaggcgctcgccgcgtacgaccggcgcgccaaGGAGCAGCCTGACAACCTCGAGACGGTCTTTGGCAAGATGCGCTgcctgcacgcgctcggcgagtgGGAGTACCTCACCGAGCTCGTTCAGGAAAAGTGGCCGCTTGCTTcgcccgacggccgccggcagatggcgccgctcgcggcggccgctgcgtggTCGTTTGGGCAGTGGGACATGATGGACGAGTTTATTGCCGCGATGCGCCCCGACTCGTCTGAGCGCTCCTTCTACCGCGCCGTCTTGGCGGTGCATCGCTCGCAGCGTGTCCAGACCAAGCGCCTGAttgtgcgtgcgcgcgacgcgctcgaccaaGAGCTCACCGCGCTGATCAGCGAGAGCTACGGCCGTGCCTACGACCTAatggtgcgcacgcagaTGCTCTCCGAGCTCGAAGAGGCGCTTGCGTACAAGCTCGACTATGCCGACCAGCCCGACCGCCaggcgacgatgcgctcgatcTGGATGAAGCGTCTGCAAGGGTGCGAGCTGGACGTCGAGGTCTGGCAGCGCATCCtctcggtgcgcagcatTGTCATCACGCCGGCGGACGACACAGAGACGTGGATCAAGTTTGCGAATCTTTGCCGCAAGTCGGGCCGCATGGTCCTTGCCGAAAAGACGCTCAATTCGCTCCTCGGCCCCGATGCAAACGCGGGCCAGATGGATGcgtcgacgctcggccccaaggcgccgcccgcggtAATCTACTCGCACCTCAAGTTCATGTGGGCGTGCGGTGCAAAGAGCGAGAGTCTGAACTACCTGCGCGAGTTCACCTCaaacctcgccgaggacctcgGCATGGCGaccgtcgacgagcaggagaATCTGGTCCTGCCCGATATCCGTGCGTCACCGCGCCTTGCCGAGTTTGCAAGGCTGCTTGCGCGCTGCTACTTCAAGCTGGGTGAGTGGCAGGTGGCGGTGAACGACGACTGGGTCATGGACGATACCTACGACGTGATCCACTCGTACAAGCGCgccaccgagctcgaccgcgacTGGTACAAAGCGTGGCACGCGTGGGCACTCGCCAACTTTGATGTCATTACGCAccacgagcggcgtggcGAGGCAATTCCCTTCCACGAGGTCGCGGCGAGCATCGTGCCGAGTGTACGTGGCTTCTTCCGCTCGATTGCACTCGCGAGCGGCAACTCGCTGCAGGATACCTTGCGTCTGCTTACCCTCTGGTTCAAGTTTGGGCACCTCGAGCACATTGCcgacgccgtgcgccagggCTTCTCCACGGTCACGGTCGATACCTGGCTGGAGGTCATTCCCCAGATGATTGCGCGTATTAGCGCGCCCAGCccccgcgtgcgccgcctgatCCATCATCTGCTGGCGGATGTCGGCACGGCGCATccccaggcgctcgtctaCCCCCTGACGGTCGCGACCAAGTCGCCGAGTGCGATGCGTATGCAGGCGGCCATGGGTATCATGGACACAATCCGCGAGCACAGTCCggtgctggtcgagcaggcgctgctggttTCGAACGAGTTGATCCGCATTGCGATCCTCTGGCACGAGATGTGGCACGAAggcctcgaggaggcgtCGCGTCTCTACTTTACCGAGCACAACATCGAAGGCATGTTTGCGACGCTTGGTCCGCTgcacgacctgctcgaAAAGGGCcccgagacgctgcgcgagaccTCCTTTGCCCAGACGCACGGCCGTGATCtgaacgaggcgcgcgagtaCGTCCGCCGCTACCGGCAGTACGGCGAGATCAGCGACCTGAACCAGGCCTGGGATCTGTACTACCACGTCTTTAAGCGCATTACGAAGCAGCTGCCCGCCTCTAACTCGGtgcagcttgcgctgcagtACGTCTCGCCGAAGCTCCTTGCCCTGCGcgacctcgagctcgcggtgcCCGGCAGCTACGTGAGCGGGCAGCCGATTGTGCGCATCATGCAATTTGAGCCAATCGTGCTGGTCATCTCCTCGAAGCAGCGCCCCCGCCGCCTGAAGATGAAAGGCAGTGACGGCAAGACGTACCAGTACCTCTTGAAAGGCCACGAGGATATGCGCCAGGACGAGCGTGTGATGCAGCTCTTTGGCCTGGTTAACACCCTTCTCTCGATCGATACCGAGTCGTACAAGCGCCGCTtgagcctgcgccgcttccCGGTGATTCCCCTCTCGCCCAACACCGGTATGCTTGGTTGGGTCGCCAACAGCGACACGCTGCACATCCTCATTAAGGAGTACCGCGAGCAGCACAAGATCCTGCTGAATATTGAGCACCGCCTCATGCTGCAGATGGCGCCGGACTACGACAACCTAACGATCATGCAAAAGGTCGAGGTGTTTGAGTATGCACTCGACAACACCCCGGGCCAGGACCTGTACCGCGTGCTCTGGCTCaagtcgcgctcgtccgaggcgtggctcgagcgccgcaccgcctacatgcgctcgctcgcgacctcgtcgatgGCCGGCTACattctcggcctcggcgaccgccaCCCTAGCAACCTCTTGCTCGACCGCAAGACGGGCGAGGTGATCCACATCGACTTTGGCGACTGCTTTGAGATCGCGTGCCACCGGCCCAAGTTCCCGGAAAAGGTGCCTTTCCGACTCACACGCATGCTCATCAAGGCGATGgaggtcggcggcgtcAAGGGCACGTTCAAGGTCACCGCCGAGAGCACAatgcgcgtcctgcgcgacaACCGCGAGAGCGTactggcgctgctcgaggcgtttgTGCACGACCCCCTCATCTCCTGGCGTCTGGTGACCGACGTGGAcaccgagcagcgcgcgccggacgcgcaAGAGAACGAGTCGTCCACCTCGAtccgcggcgacgagggcaTCGCACGCAACCAGCGCGCGCTTGAGGTGGTGAAGCGCATCCAGAACAAGCTCACGGGCCGCGACTTTAACCCGAACCTCTCCTTGACGGTCCCAGAGCAGgtggagcgcctcgtgcaggaCGCGACCTCCGTCGAGAACCTCTGCGTCGCGTTCATTGGCTGGTGCGCTTTTTGGTAG